In the Apteryx mantelli isolate bAptMan1 chromosome 1, bAptMan1.hap1, whole genome shotgun sequence genome, one interval contains:
- the KCNJ15 gene encoding ATP-sensitive inward rectifier potassium channel 15, with the protein MSLFRALKKTCAVIKKSLFSRETTEALRMEATQINMSRVPLVNGGINTALKAHRPRVMSKSGHSNVRIDKVDGIYLLYLQDLWTTVIDMKWRYKLTLFAATFVMTWFLFGVIYYAIAFLHGDLEINKFTPTREPCVKNVDSLTGAFLFSLESQTTIGYGFRFITEECPHAIFLLVAQLVITTLIEIFITGTFLAKIARPKKRAETIKFSHCAVITKHNGELCLVIRVANMRKSLLIQCQLSGKLLQTYETKEGERILLNQASVKFNVDSSSESPFLILPLTFYHILDESSPLRDLTPQNLKEKDFELVVLLNATVESTSAVCQSRTSYIPEEIHWGYEFVPVVSLSPNGKYVADFSQFEKIRRCADSTFYSMDSEKQKLEEKYRQEDQRERELRTMLLQQSNV; encoded by the exons ATGTCTCTCTTCAGGGCATTAAAGAAAACCTGTGCAGTTATCAAAAAGAGCCTCTTCTCTAGAGAAAC GACTGAAGCACTGAGAATGGAAGCCACACAGATTAATATGTCACGTGTCCCACTGGTTAATGGAGGCATCAACACTGCACTCAAGGCACACAGACCACGTGTGATGTCCAAAAGCGGTCACAGCAATGTGCGGATAGACAAAGTTGATGGCATTTACCTACTCTACCTTCAAGATTTGTGGACTACAGTTATAGACATGAAGTGGAGGTACAAACTTACCTTATTTGCTGCTACTTTTGTCATGACCTGGTTCCTCTTTGGAGTTATCTACTATGCCATTGCATTTCTTCATGGAGATTTAGAAATAAACAAGTTCACCCCAACGCGCGAGCCATGCGTCAAGAACGTGGACTCTCTGACAGGGGCATTCCTCTTTTCCTTGGAGTCACAGACGACCATCGGCTATGGATTTCGTTTCATTACAGAGGAGTGTCCTCATGCCATTTTCTTACTTGTGGCCCAGCTGGTGATCACCACCTTGATTGAAATCTTCATCACAGGTACCTTCCTGGCCAAAATTGCAAGACCTAAAAAAAGGGCAGAGACTATTAAGTTCAGCCATTGTGCTGTCATTACTAAACACAACGGAGAACTTTGTCTGGTGATCAGAGTAGCAAATATGAGGAAGAGCCTTCTGATACAGTGTCAGCTGTCTGGGAAGCTTCTTCAGACGTATGAAACCAAAGAAGGGGAGAGGATCTTGCTGAACCAAGCCAGTGTCAAGTTCAATGTTGACTCCTCTTCAGAGAGTCCTTTTCTCATTTTGCCTTTAACCTTCTACCACATTTTGGATGAAAGCAGCCCCTTAAGAGACCTCACGCCTCAAAATCTCAAGGAGAAGGACTTTGAGCTTGTGGTGCTCCTGAATGCCACGGTGGAGTCTACCAGTGCTGTCTGCCAAAGCAGGACTTCCTACATCCCAGAGGAGATCCACTGGGGGTACGAGTTCGTGCCTGtggtttctctctctccaaatggAAAGTATGTTGCTGATTTCAGTCAGTTTGAGAAGATCAGGAGATGTGCAGATTCTACTTTTTATAGTATGgactctgaaaaacaaaagctaGAGGAGAAATATAGGCAGGAGGACCAGAGAGAGAGGGAACTGAGAACAATGTTGTTACAGCAGAGCAATGTTTGA